The following proteins are co-located in the Bacillus pumilus genome:
- a CDS encoding sensor histidine kinase — protein MRRIRSKLLLAFLILVLLGNVAAFFVYWSSSKLTSEYSRSFRSFLLLNDISTEAKTMYEKVNAYAIEKDRQFAREYIESKQKMKTYDQVLLKDAGLHAAIPSIEKYQYMMRTLMNEGDATMTHVKEGKIKEYAASVKEVRTVSSYIQEQTMTLLDDELSEYQALYQSLQKRHQTYALFTLCLFTLSIGVALWMAYIIAGGISRPIVHLSRSAKEVSEGNFDGANLHVTSKDEISVLNEAFQRMRQEMKMMIEEMKQKAALDQKIKDMKLKTLQNQMNPHFLFNTLNIVSRMAYLESADATSRLIQSVSTLMRYSLSALSTSVTLEQEVKVVKEYFHIQETRFADRITCKTTIDESCLSVHIPSLTLQPLVENAFIHGVEPKEEGGLVELSIYRDNGFVMIRIRDNGTGINEREKKRLLSEKEEDHPNTLSKGHSTGIGLRNVVSRLRLFYGVQDALQIDSNPNEGTTIQLAIPIKEGPVC, from the coding sequence ATGAGAAGGATTCGAAGTAAATTGTTATTGGCGTTTTTAATCCTTGTGCTTCTTGGTAACGTGGCTGCTTTTTTTGTCTATTGGAGCAGCTCGAAATTAACCTCAGAATATAGCAGGAGCTTTCGTTCTTTTCTCCTGCTTAATGATATATCCACAGAGGCAAAAACGATGTATGAAAAGGTCAATGCCTATGCCATTGAGAAAGATCGGCAGTTTGCCAGAGAATATATTGAATCAAAACAGAAAATGAAAACCTATGATCAGGTGCTGCTAAAAGATGCCGGGCTTCATGCGGCGATACCCTCTATTGAAAAATATCAATATATGATGCGGACGCTCATGAATGAAGGTGATGCGACCATGACACATGTAAAAGAAGGGAAAATCAAAGAATATGCTGCAAGTGTGAAGGAGGTGAGAACAGTCTCCTCCTATATACAAGAGCAGACGATGACCCTGCTAGATGATGAATTATCTGAGTATCAGGCACTCTATCAATCACTTCAAAAAAGACATCAAACTTATGCGCTCTTTACCCTGTGTCTGTTTACGTTATCGATTGGGGTCGCATTATGGATGGCATATATCATTGCTGGCGGGATATCAAGGCCAATCGTCCACCTGTCTCGAAGTGCCAAAGAAGTATCAGAAGGAAATTTTGATGGAGCGAATTTGCATGTCACATCAAAGGACGAAATATCTGTGTTAAATGAGGCCTTTCAACGAATGCGGCAGGAGATGAAAATGATGATTGAAGAGATGAAACAAAAGGCTGCCTTAGATCAAAAAATCAAAGACATGAAGTTGAAAACGCTGCAAAACCAAATGAACCCACACTTTTTATTTAACACATTAAACATCGTATCACGCATGGCTTACTTAGAATCAGCAGATGCCACATCGAGATTGATTCAATCGGTTTCCACGCTGATGCGGTATTCACTGTCTGCTCTCAGTACGTCCGTTACATTGGAACAAGAAGTGAAAGTGGTCAAAGAATATTTTCATATCCAAGAAACGAGATTTGCCGATCGTATTACATGCAAAACGACCATAGATGAGTCGTGTCTATCTGTTCACATTCCAAGTCTCACATTACAGCCGCTTGTCGAAAATGCCTTTATTCATGGAGTAGAACCAAAGGAGGAAGGCGGGCTTGTTGAGCTCTCTATCTATCGAGACAATGGCTTTGTGATGATTCGGATTCGGGACAATGGGACTGGAATCAATGAAAGAGAGAAAAAAAGATTGCTATCGGAAAAAGAAGAGGATCATCCGAACACACTGAGTAAAGGCCATTCTACAGGAATTGGTCTTCGAAATGTGGTGTCAAGACTGCGTTTGTTTTACGGGGTGCAAGATGCCCTTCAAATTGATTCAAATCCAAACGAAGGCACCACCATTCAATTGGCGATTCCGATAAAGGAGGGACCTGTATGCTGA
- a CDS encoding sugar-binding protein: MKLSKLIGIGALLTVCVLSVISLCVLGQDLFKIESASDKVVSTYQYHFVLVPEELDNEYWQLVQKGAADAAAVHRVYLEYLGPKQADLDDHLKTIDMAIAGHVDGIMTQGLDAKKYKPLFQKAREKGIDVVTVDTDAEGSKRQVYVGTDNYYSGFIAGQALIADTTGEQYVGIVTGRLDAIHQKLRVKGFRDAVSAEKRIHIAGIEESAITKSGASGAAYKLLNNHAELTAFYGTSALDGVGIIQATEQYRSAADFYVLTFDTLPDTIQALDDEKIDAVVVQHPYEMGYQAVESLVRLQKGEKEEALQYTGTSVIRRGDLPLHQTERPQGVQP; this comes from the coding sequence GTGAAGCTGTCTAAGTTGATTGGAATAGGCGCTCTTCTCACAGTTTGTGTGCTATCCGTCATTTCTTTATGTGTATTAGGTCAAGATTTATTTAAGATTGAAAGCGCTTCTGACAAAGTGGTATCAACCTATCAATATCACTTTGTCCTTGTACCGGAGGAACTTGATAACGAATATTGGCAACTGGTGCAAAAGGGAGCTGCTGATGCGGCGGCCGTTCATCGTGTGTATCTCGAATACCTGGGCCCAAAGCAGGCTGATTTGGATGATCATCTTAAAACCATTGATATGGCGATTGCTGGGCATGTAGATGGTATTATGACGCAGGGACTTGACGCGAAGAAATACAAACCGCTCTTTCAAAAAGCAAGGGAAAAAGGCATTGATGTCGTCACAGTCGATACGGATGCAGAGGGGAGCAAGCGTCAAGTGTATGTTGGAACGGATAATTATTATTCAGGCTTTATCGCAGGGCAGGCGCTCATCGCAGATACAACAGGCGAACAGTATGTAGGAATTGTCACGGGCCGGCTTGATGCCATCCACCAGAAGCTGCGCGTTAAGGGATTTCGAGATGCCGTTTCTGCTGAAAAACGCATTCATATTGCTGGAATAGAAGAATCAGCCATTACGAAGTCAGGGGCTTCCGGTGCAGCGTATAAACTATTAAACAATCATGCAGAGCTGACCGCATTTTATGGAACAAGCGCATTAGATGGTGTCGGCATCATTCAAGCAACAGAGCAATATCGATCAGCTGCTGATTTTTATGTACTCACATTTGATACATTGCCTGATACGATTCAGGCGCTTGATGATGAAAAAATCGATGCGGTGGTCGTGCAGCACCCATATGAAATGGGCTACCAAGCGGTTGAATCACTTGTTCGTTTGCAGAAAGGCGAAAAGGAAGAAGCGCTGCAGTACACAGGAACGAGTGTGATTCGGCGCGGGGATTTGCCTCTTCATCAAACAGAAAGACCACAGGGGGTTCAGCCATGA
- a CDS encoding GNAT family N-acetyltransferase has translation MYIQQDALTDGRIDQLITGHVEEMKEHSPPESIHALPLDDLKKQDVTVWSVWDGEELLGCGAIKELSSEHGEIKSMRTAALHMRKGVARQMLTYLLQEAKQRGYTRVSLETGAMAFFEPARRLYESFGFQYCPPFGSYQEDPNSLFMTKEL, from the coding sequence ATGTACATTCAACAAGATGCACTCACAGATGGACGGATAGATCAGCTGATCACCGGTCATGTAGAAGAGATGAAGGAGCATTCTCCCCCAGAAAGCATTCATGCCCTTCCATTAGACGATTTGAAAAAACAAGATGTCACAGTGTGGAGTGTATGGGATGGAGAGGAACTTCTTGGCTGCGGAGCGATAAAGGAGCTATCAAGTGAACATGGTGAAATCAAATCGATGAGGACGGCAGCTCTCCATATGCGAAAAGGGGTAGCAAGGCAAATGCTGACCTACCTTCTCCAAGAAGCCAAACAGCGAGGCTATACACGTGTCAGCCTCGAAACAGGTGCGATGGCTTTCTTTGAACCAGCAAGAAGACTATATGAAAGCTTTGGGTTTCAATATTGTCCGCCTTTTGGTTCATATCAAGAAGATCCAAACAGTTTATTTATGACAAAGGAATTATAG
- a CDS encoding bifunctional 4-hydroxy-2-oxoglutarate aldolase/2-dehydro-3-deoxy-phosphogluconate aldolase, producing MGKSASLNVKEQLAVCKLIAVVRADSEGEGIEMIQRLKKKGVRAIEVTYTTPNAERIIASFRHEQELIVGAGTITTLEQAQSAIEAGSQFIVSPGYLSVIGEHLSFHDTLYVPGVLTPSEIMQAKANGYRLLKLFPSGSFGLSYMKNLQGPFPEVEFIPTGGIHPADVPKWLAAGAVAVGVGSQLGSSTAEELQAVLSS from the coding sequence ATGGGAAAGTCAGCAAGTTTGAACGTTAAAGAGCAGCTCGCAGTCTGTAAACTGATCGCAGTGGTTAGAGCGGATAGTGAAGGAGAAGGCATTGAGATGATTCAGCGTTTAAAGAAAAAAGGGGTGCGTGCCATTGAAGTAACGTATACCACTCCAAATGCTGAACGCATCATCGCATCCTTTCGGCATGAGCAAGAACTCATTGTAGGAGCAGGAACGATCACGACGCTTGAACAGGCACAATCAGCCATTGAGGCAGGCTCGCAATTTATTGTCAGTCCAGGATATCTCTCTGTGATTGGAGAGCATCTATCATTTCACGATACACTCTATGTGCCAGGTGTCCTGACCCCGAGTGAAATCATGCAGGCAAAAGCAAATGGATACCGCTTGCTCAAGCTTTTTCCAAGCGGCTCCTTCGGTTTGTCCTATATGAAAAACTTACAAGGCCCGTTTCCAGAGGTTGAATTTATTCCAACAGGCGGCATTCATCCAGCCGATGTCCCAAAATGGCTCGCAGCAGGTGCTGTGGCAGTAGGTGTCGGCAGTCAGCTTGGAAGCAGTACAGCAGAAGAATTACAAGCGGTTCTTTCTTCATAA
- a CDS encoding sugar kinase — translation MKALDAVTFGESMAMFYAKEVGELHQVHTFQKALAGAESNVAVGLSRLGFEVGWMSKVGADSLGTFILEELQKEGVDTSAVLRSNDGSQTGLLLKSKVIDGDPDVTYYRKGSAASTMSPSDFPSNYFRQAGHLHMTGIPPALSSEMRAFSFCVLQAMKEAGKTISFDPNIRLQLWEEEEDMIHTVNQIAYQVDWFFPGLAEGQRLTGCHEPEEIAEVYLQKGVKLVVIKLGAEGAFYKSAAGQGIVSGFHVHDVVDTVGAGDGFAVGVISGLLDGLSYEKSVTRGNAIGALAVMSPGDKDGLPTREELQAFMKEAKRNHRREYMKGDERDGKVSKFER, via the coding sequence GTGAAAGCATTGGATGCGGTCACATTTGGGGAATCAATGGCGATGTTTTACGCAAAAGAAGTTGGAGAACTTCATCAAGTGCATACGTTTCAAAAGGCGCTTGCTGGTGCAGAGAGTAACGTCGCTGTCGGCCTTTCAAGGCTGGGTTTTGAGGTTGGCTGGATGAGCAAAGTCGGGGCAGACTCACTTGGCACATTTATTTTAGAAGAGCTTCAAAAAGAAGGGGTCGATACAAGTGCAGTGCTCCGTTCAAATGATGGGTCCCAAACTGGGTTATTGCTTAAATCAAAAGTCATTGATGGAGACCCTGACGTGACGTATTACCGGAAAGGCTCTGCTGCGAGCACAATGAGTCCAAGTGACTTTCCCTCCAACTATTTCCGGCAGGCTGGACACCTTCATATGACAGGTATTCCGCCTGCACTGTCTAGTGAAATGAGAGCGTTTTCTTTTTGTGTCCTTCAAGCCATGAAGGAAGCAGGCAAAACCATTTCATTTGATCCGAACATTAGGCTTCAGCTATGGGAAGAGGAAGAGGATATGATTCATACGGTGAACCAGATAGCCTATCAAGTCGATTGGTTTTTCCCGGGACTTGCAGAAGGGCAAAGGCTCACGGGATGCCATGAGCCGGAAGAGATTGCAGAGGTCTATTTACAAAAAGGTGTCAAGCTAGTGGTCATTAAGCTCGGAGCGGAAGGTGCCTTTTATAAAAGTGCCGCCGGTCAGGGAATTGTGAGCGGGTTTCATGTTCATGATGTCGTTGATACGGTCGGCGCTGGTGATGGATTTGCAGTGGGGGTCATTAGTGGCTTACTTGACGGCTTATCCTATGAAAAATCCGTTACAAGGGGTAATGCCATTGGGGCACTTGCGGTGATGTCTCCAGGAGATAAGGATGGACTGCCCACTCGGGAGGAGCTTCAGGCGTTTATGAAAGAAGCCAAACGGAATCACAGGCGGGAGTATATGAAGGGGGATGAGAGAGATGGGAAAGTCAGCAAGTTTGAACGTTAA
- a CDS encoding LacI family DNA-binding transcriptional regulator, giving the protein MKEKKQMKVTINEVAAYAGVSKSTVSRYINGRTNEISSEKVKKIKKAIEELHYRPSQLAQGLKVRKSKVIGFIVADITNPFSVATLRGVEEICDEYGYSIMVCNTDNRPEKEREMLLKLNAHYIEGLIINTTGQNNDILQDFKKNGVPIVLVDRKLPELKVDTVTTNNRDITIRLLRQMYEKGYDHIAFFTEPVDGISPREERKEAYEQTAMSKHKKPIISEINLKKKEQIREEIVRFLQSNHQKKAILAGNGLLMLKLISELVELGIKIPDEIGIAGFDDTEWYKLIGPGITTVAQPSHEMGKAAMQKIKTRLEGDESAPQTIQLDGEIIVRKSL; this is encoded by the coding sequence ATGAAAGAGAAGAAGCAAATGAAAGTGACCATTAACGAAGTTGCAGCTTATGCAGGTGTTTCAAAATCAACAGTATCCAGATATATCAATGGCAGAACAAATGAAATTTCTTCTGAAAAGGTAAAAAAGATTAAAAAAGCCATTGAGGAGCTCCATTACCGCCCGAGTCAGCTCGCTCAAGGACTAAAAGTAAGAAAAAGTAAGGTCATTGGTTTTATTGTAGCCGATATAACGAATCCATTCTCTGTAGCGACGCTTCGCGGTGTCGAAGAGATTTGTGATGAATATGGGTACAGCATCATGGTGTGCAACACAGATAATCGTCCAGAAAAAGAACGAGAAATGCTCCTGAAGCTGAATGCGCATTATATTGAAGGGCTCATCATCAATACGACAGGTCAAAACAATGACATTCTACAGGATTTTAAGAAAAACGGTGTACCGATTGTCCTTGTTGACCGTAAATTACCTGAACTCAAAGTCGACACAGTGACAACGAATAACCGTGATATCACGATCCGACTGCTTCGACAAATGTATGAGAAAGGCTACGATCACATCGCTTTCTTTACTGAGCCGGTTGATGGGATTAGTCCTCGTGAAGAACGAAAAGAAGCATATGAACAGACGGCCATGAGTAAACATAAGAAACCTATCATTTCAGAAATCAATTTGAAGAAAAAGGAACAAATACGAGAAGAGATTGTCCGTTTTTTACAATCAAACCATCAAAAAAAGGCGATTTTAGCAGGCAATGGTTTACTCATGCTGAAGCTCATTAGTGAACTCGTGGAGCTTGGGATCAAGATTCCTGATGAGATAGGCATTGCCGGGTTTGATGATACAGAATGGTATAAGCTGATTGGGCCAGGGATCACAACTGTTGCACAGCCATCTCATGAAATGGGGAAAGCGGCCATGCAAAAAATCAAGACACGGCTTGAAGGCGATGAAAGTGCGCCCCAAACCATTCAACTCGATGGAGAAATCATTGTCAGGAAATCTTTATAA
- the kduI gene encoding 5-dehydro-4-deoxy-D-glucuronate isomerase codes for MENRYAVHPEQVKRFTTEELRRHFHIPTLFVSGELKLYYSHEDRVVIGGAMPTAETIKLDAGDFLRTDYFLERREIGIVNVGGQGTVTVDGESFVLEHKDFLYIGLGHEDVQFTSSSGEQAKFYLVSATAHRAYPTQKAAIAELTPNHLGEASASNVRNLYQVIHADGIQSCQLMMGMTQLETNNTWNTMPAHIHDRRMEVYLYLDIEEEARVFHFMGEPSETRHLVVANEEAVISPAWSIHSGSGTANYSFIWAMAGENYTFKDMDFVPMDQLR; via the coding sequence ATGGAAAATCGTTATGCTGTACATCCTGAGCAGGTCAAACGTTTTACAACAGAGGAACTTCGTCGTCATTTTCATATTCCTACGCTATTCGTCAGCGGTGAATTGAAGCTCTATTATTCGCATGAGGATCGTGTGGTCATTGGCGGGGCAATGCCGACAGCAGAAACGATCAAGCTGGATGCCGGCGACTTTTTACGCACGGATTATTTCCTTGAAAGACGAGAAATTGGCATCGTGAATGTCGGCGGGCAAGGAACGGTTACAGTCGATGGTGAGTCTTTTGTGCTGGAGCATAAAGATTTCTTATATATTGGTCTTGGACACGAAGATGTGCAGTTTACTAGTTCATCAGGCGAGCAGGCCAAGTTCTATCTTGTATCAGCAACGGCTCATAGAGCATACCCTACGCAAAAGGCAGCCATTGCTGAATTAACACCGAATCACTTAGGGGAGGCGTCTGCCTCAAACGTGCGAAACCTGTATCAGGTCATCCATGCAGACGGCATCCAAAGCTGTCAGCTCATGATGGGAATGACTCAGCTTGAAACGAATAACACATGGAACACGATGCCTGCTCATATTCATGACCGGCGTATGGAAGTGTACTTATATCTTGATATAGAAGAAGAGGCACGTGTCTTTCATTTTATGGGGGAGCCCTCTGAAACGAGACATCTCGTTGTCGCAAATGAGGAAGCGGTTATTTCTCCTGCCTGGTCCATTCATTCAGGCTCAGGTACAGCGAATTATTCATTTATTTGGGCAATGGCGGGAGAAAACTATACGTTCAAAGATATGGACTTTGTCCCAATGGACCAGCTGAGGTAA
- the kduD gene encoding 2-dehydro-3-deoxy-D-gluconate 5-dehydrogenase KduD, translating into MTTTSYVASLFSLEGKTALVTGPGTGIGQGIAVALARSGADIIGTYHRTPLDETKALVEQTGRSFHAYQVDFADPQSAQRDVDTILKQHTIDILINNAGTIKREEAAHYSEENWHTVMDVNINSLFFLTQKVGQQMLKNGQGKIVNIASLLSFQGGVFVPAYTASKHAVAGLTKAFANEWAKHQIQVNAIAPGYIATNNTQAIRDDANRNEEILKRIPAGRWGQPEDLAGAAVFLSSPASDYMNGHILAVDGGWLAR; encoded by the coding sequence GTGACGACGACATCATATGTTGCGTCCCTCTTTTCCCTCGAAGGCAAAACAGCCCTTGTGACAGGTCCTGGAACTGGCATTGGTCAAGGTATTGCTGTGGCGCTTGCCCGTTCAGGTGCAGATATCATCGGCACATACCACCGCACACCACTTGATGAAACAAAAGCGCTTGTCGAACAGACTGGCAGATCATTTCATGCATATCAGGTCGACTTTGCCGATCCTCAGTCTGCACAGCGGGATGTCGATACCATTTTAAAGCAGCATACCATTGATATTTTAATCAATAATGCTGGAACCATTAAAAGAGAAGAGGCCGCTCACTATTCAGAGGAAAATTGGCATACTGTCATGGATGTGAATATCAACAGTCTCTTTTTTCTCACTCAAAAGGTTGGGCAGCAAATGCTGAAAAACGGGCAAGGGAAAATCGTCAATATCGCCTCCCTCCTCTCGTTTCAAGGCGGCGTCTTTGTTCCCGCTTATACAGCGAGTAAGCATGCTGTCGCTGGTCTGACCAAAGCTTTTGCGAACGAATGGGCGAAACATCAAATTCAGGTAAATGCGATCGCACCTGGTTATATTGCAACCAATAACACTCAAGCCATTCGTGATGATGCGAATCGAAATGAAGAAATTCTCAAAAGAATCCCCGCCGGGCGCTGGGGACAGCCTGAGGATCTAGCCGGTGCAGCTGTTTTCCTTAGCTCACCAGCTTCCGATTATATGAACGGCCACATTTTAGCTGTTGATGGCGGCTGGCTTGCGAGATAA
- a CDS encoding spore germination protein: protein MKSRIEQDIQSVIKRVKSFAGQSDDIVFHSFSFGPSAVSACLVYVEGLTEFEMLSKQIISPMQKELDITEVDHTTLPSLSKKFFGIQNDVLEDMNLAIEQLYSGRAILFVDGATQALALHTNLFQFREVEEPQSEVLVRGPRIGFIENLEKNTALLRERANDPNLVIQKVNVGTRNKKTAALVYVRDIADPKLVEDVLSRIKQIKMDDIPETGYIEQLIEDSHISIFPQIQNTERPDRVIASVLEGKVSILLDGTPFALILPMTLTALMQSPEDYYQRWTSATLLRLLRYVAVLLTIFLPGLYIALVSYHPGLLPTQMALTIAGSRQNVPFPPVVEAILMSFTIELLREAGLRLPRAIGQTIGLIGGVIIGQAAVQANIVSALMVIIVSLTALADFTAPSYDFSFPLRILRFMAIFSSAILGLYGLIMCYLFVLCHLMQLKTFGFDYFTPILSSPYSDLKDTYVRLPIGLFKSRPKTAKTKNIKRQGE from the coding sequence ATGAAAAGTCGTATTGAACAAGATATACAGTCCGTCATCAAGCGCGTCAAAAGCTTTGCCGGGCAAAGTGATGATATCGTGTTCCACTCTTTTTCATTTGGTCCTTCTGCTGTCTCTGCATGTCTCGTGTACGTTGAGGGACTCACAGAATTTGAGATGCTTTCCAAACAAATCATTTCACCTATGCAAAAGGAACTGGACATCACCGAAGTCGATCACACCACACTTCCTTCCCTGTCTAAGAAGTTCTTTGGCATTCAAAATGATGTGCTGGAAGATATGAACCTTGCCATCGAGCAGTTATATAGCGGCAGGGCTATTTTATTTGTAGATGGGGCGACGCAAGCTCTTGCGCTTCATACGAACCTTTTTCAATTTAGAGAAGTAGAGGAGCCGCAATCTGAAGTACTTGTAAGAGGACCACGGATTGGATTTATTGAGAACCTTGAAAAAAATACCGCTTTACTACGCGAGAGGGCAAACGATCCTAATCTTGTCATTCAAAAGGTGAATGTAGGCACTCGTAATAAGAAAACTGCCGCTCTCGTGTACGTTCGTGATATTGCTGATCCAAAACTAGTAGAAGATGTTCTATCACGCATAAAACAAATCAAAATGGATGATATCCCTGAAACCGGCTATATTGAACAGCTGATTGAGGACAGTCACATTTCCATTTTTCCACAGATTCAAAACACGGAACGCCCTGATCGGGTGATCGCATCTGTGCTTGAAGGCAAGGTTTCCATTTTGCTTGACGGCACACCTTTTGCTCTTATTCTGCCTATGACACTTACAGCCTTAATGCAATCACCAGAGGATTATTATCAAAGATGGACAAGCGCGACTCTTTTACGCCTACTCCGTTATGTCGCCGTACTGTTAACGATTTTTTTACCCGGGCTCTACATCGCCCTTGTCTCCTATCACCCCGGTTTATTACCGACACAGATGGCACTCACCATCGCAGGTAGTAGGCAAAATGTCCCGTTTCCTCCTGTGGTTGAAGCCATTCTCATGTCTTTTACGATTGAACTGCTGCGAGAAGCTGGACTTCGTCTTCCTCGAGCGATTGGGCAAACAATTGGATTGATTGGCGGCGTGATTATTGGTCAGGCGGCTGTACAAGCGAATATCGTCAGTGCCTTAATGGTCATTATTGTTTCACTAACTGCATTGGCTGATTTCACAGCGCCATCATATGACTTTAGCTTCCCGTTACGAATCCTTCGGTTTATGGCGATTTTCAGCTCTGCTATTTTGGGTTTGTACGGCTTAATCATGTGTTATTTATTCGTGCTTTGTCATCTCATGCAATTGAAGACCTTTGGTTTTGATTATTTTACACCTATTTTGTCTTCACCATATTCAGATTTAAAGGATACGTACGTTCGTTTGCCTATAGGACTATTTAAATCAAGACCGAAAACCGCCAAGACAAAAAATATCAAAAGACAAGGGGAGTAA
- a CDS encoding GerAB/ArcD/ProY family transporter → MYRADKLSLLQVTILCSSTMIGAGILTIPRSSANSGFPDGWIIVLIQGVIFAFVAFLLGWIAEKNAPDTIFDSNTKGAGAFFGTFFNLIMIAYLLAIVGFEARVLGEVVQFFLLQSTPMAVIVMIFLLVAIYHLKSGIFPLVKIVTYVYPITMVIYIGLMLFSLKIFNFDYLRPVMAHGFEDFGKIFSQTFIQFTGFEVILFVVPLIYKDKWSKAKWAAAIGVGITSLVYSLTLFVVIGSMTVGETMSLTWPTVSLIQALELEGVFIERFDIFLLTIWTCQQFICMLGFFQFAIKGCHTVFKKTNLTRLLWLLFFLTSALSLFPKNINEVFYFSTLLGYALFIILAIPFITFMLLAIRKKWGGRSA, encoded by the coding sequence ATGTACAGAGCTGATAAGCTATCATTGTTACAAGTCACCATTCTGTGCAGTTCTACAATGATAGGCGCTGGAATTTTAACCATTCCTCGCAGTTCTGCCAATTCAGGATTCCCTGATGGCTGGATCATTGTATTAATACAGGGAGTCATCTTTGCTTTCGTTGCTTTTTTATTAGGCTGGATTGCCGAAAAGAATGCACCGGATACGATCTTTGATTCTAATACAAAAGGCGCCGGTGCCTTCTTCGGCACGTTCTTTAATTTAATCATGATTGCTTATTTACTAGCCATTGTTGGTTTTGAGGCGCGTGTACTCGGCGAAGTGGTTCAGTTTTTCCTTCTTCAATCGACCCCTATGGCCGTGATTGTGATGATTTTTCTACTTGTAGCGATCTATCATTTAAAAAGCGGTATCTTTCCATTGGTGAAGATAGTGACGTATGTTTACCCTATTACGATGGTTATTTATATTGGGCTGATGCTGTTTAGCCTGAAAATATTTAATTTTGATTATTTGCGGCCCGTCATGGCGCACGGATTTGAAGATTTCGGTAAAATTTTCTCTCAAACCTTCATTCAATTTACAGGCTTTGAAGTGATTTTGTTTGTCGTACCGCTCATTTATAAAGACAAATGGTCGAAAGCAAAATGGGCCGCAGCCATCGGGGTCGGAATTACATCACTTGTGTACTCCCTCACGCTCTTTGTTGTGATTGGCTCCATGACTGTTGGAGAAACGATGTCACTCACATGGCCCACCGTCTCACTCATTCAAGCGCTAGAACTTGAAGGGGTGTTCATTGAACGCTTTGATATTTTCTTACTGACGATATGGACATGCCAGCAGTTTATTTGCATGCTGGGCTTTTTCCAATTTGCCATTAAAGGGTGTCACACAGTCTTTAAGAAGACCAATTTAACGAGGTTGCTATGGCTGTTGTTTTTCTTAACCTCTGCCCTATCTCTTTTTCCAAAAAATATTAATGAAGTCTTTTATTTTTCCACTTTACTCGGCTACGCTCTGTTCATCATTTTAGCCATTCCTTTTATCACATTTATGCTGCTGGCGATACGTAAAAAATGGGGAGGTCGTTCTGCATGA